The genomic segment GCCACCTCATGCAGGCGCGGCGAGTCTAATGGAACCAATTCAACGATCTTCAGGGTTGCGGAGCTTACTCGATAGCTTCAATTCTTGCCCTGCCGGAATTTTTCGGCATCCCAATCCAGAAGATTAGCGATATCGGAAGTTGAGAGAGTATCTGTTGCGTGGTCGGGCGAAAGCCGGCTGATGACATCGCTATAGCAGCGCATCTGCTCCTTTTGCGCTGGTGTAGCGTGCTCAAATTCGTAGGTGCCGATGCCAGGAACGAAAATGTACGGCGACCGTTCGCCCAGGGGTTGGTCTTGTAGGCTAAGTTTGCGCGCGGGCGGCCAGATCGAGGGCTTTGCGCCCAGAAAAACAACATGGTCCGGATAAAGCGCCCAACTTTCTCTTAGCCTCGCGGTCTGTGAAGGATCGCAGGAGAGTGCGTGAATGCAAGGGTCTTTGCTCGGGGCATATCCAAGTTTCGTGAGTTCATGCTCGGGCACAGGAGCTGGAACAGCCTCGCTAGTGCGTGGTGCGAAAGTCTGCAACTCATCGAGGGTCCGGGTAAGCAGGCCTCGGATGTCGTCAATGCTCTCACCGCCCAAAACGATGCCATGGTTTTTTAAAAAGACGATGTTTGCGCCGGGATTTGCGCACAGCGCATTGTGGACGGCGGCGGCAAGTTCGGCACCGGGTTTGTTGTAACCGACAAAAACCCAGTCTGAGCGATCTGCCAATTGTCGCGTAAAACGGTCTTGAGCGTCTGTGAGAACAAGTTGCACCAGGACGTCAATGGCGTGCAGATGAACCGCGATCCTATGCGGCATGAGTGCATGCAGCATCGTTTCGATTGAGGGTCTTTGTTTGGTGTCCGCCAGAACCGAAGCATTTGCCGAATAGTCCTGCTCTTCGATTCTCTGCTGAAGGGTCTGCAGGTCAACCGGAATGAAGATCTCCATTTCGTTTGCATGCGCGAGCCAGGTGCCGGACGCCTTGACCCAGAGCGTGGGTCCCTCTTTCCAGGAAACATTGCCGCCCGGGCCCTGAACCAGCAGCGGATCCCGGCCTATTTCAGAGCAGTAGGATTTGATAGCCGAGGCAAGTGCCTCGTTGCGGTCAGGTGTCACGTGTCGGCAAGCCCCAGGATCAGTTTTCTCAACTCCGCGAACGTGTCGAAATAGGCATCCGGGGCGGTTTCGCCCTGGCCTTTTTCAACGCCGGAATGGAGCTTTTGCAGTGTCACGGCATTGATTTTTTCGCGTGCGCCCCGAATGTCGTTCACGGGATTGTCGCCGATCATCCAGATGCAGTCGCCGTCCGGCCGCATCTTTTCCAGCGCCAGAGTGAAGGGCGCAGCGTTCGGCTTGTCGAAGCCCGCCTCTTCGCTTGTGACGATGAAGTCGAACACATTTTCCAGCCCGAAATAGACAATCTTTCTAAATTGGATCTGAGCCGTGAGGTCTGTGACGATCGCCGTTGGAATGCTCATGAGCCTAAGCTCGTCCAACAGCTCCTTCACGCCGTCAAAGAGAACTGCGTTTCCTAAAAACGTTCGCCAGTAGGTCTGCTCGAAATCGAGTGCCCGAAGGATCTGCGAACCGAGCCCCATGATTTCCAGCATGCGCTGCATGTAGAGCAGCCTGCTGTGGGAGGAGGCGGTTCCCTGCAATCGGGCTTTGACCTGCTCTCTTGCGTTGCTGTAGGCGCGATCGAAATCGGACGGTTCGATTGAAAAGGTCTTGGTGGCTTTCTCGCGAACGGCGGAAAGGGCAGCCGCGTGCGCCGGGTCGTAGGCGTAAAGAGTGTTGTCAGTGTCAAAAAGTATCGCGTTCGGCAAACGCGTAAACCTGTCTGGATTGACGACTTTCATCAGACGGTTCTCTTCACTAGGACTTGGTTGATATGTGAAAGTGCGATCAGTTGCATGACGCCGGTGACGCCTTCCTGCCAGTCAGGCTCGATGTCGAGAAACTCGATGACGTTCGGGCAAAGAATTTTTGCTGCCATCTCGATATCTTCCGAGCTGGGCTCGCCTTCGATTGTGATTTCAGCTTCCGCCTGATCTTTAGCGATGTTGATGTCGACATGCAAACCGCATACGCCGACCAGAACCCGGTGTATGGAAAGCTCGTTGAAGCCGTGTTTCGTCGTGGCAACAAGCTTCAGTTTGACAGGCCCCTCGCGATCCAGATCGTCCAGCGTCAGCGCGTGGACGGGCTGCAGTGACAGGATAAGATCGGCATGGTCGGCCTGTTTGCGAATGAACTGTTCTGCATCGTGCTCTCGCTTTTCAAGTGAAGCGAGAACGGTTTGGATGCTGTGCCCCCGGTCCTTGACGTCTCTTTTCAGCTTGAAATGCCGCCTGAGGCTTTCATCGATGTCGAGGTAAATCCTGAGATTGCAATTGTCCCGGACGATGGGCAGGTACAGGGAATGCAATCCGCTCGCAATGATGAAGTCATTGCTTTTCACCTTGAGCGGGCGGCTCATCTTGC from the Roseibium sp. HPY-6 genome contains:
- a CDS encoding HAD family hydrolase produces the protein MKVVNPDRFTRLPNAILFDTDNTLYAYDPAHAAALSAVREKATKTFSIEPSDFDRAYSNAREQVKARLQGTASSHSRLLYMQRMLEIMGLGSQILRALDFEQTYWRTFLGNAVLFDGVKELLDELRLMSIPTAIVTDLTAQIQFRKIVYFGLENVFDFIVTSEEAGFDKPNAAPFTLALEKMRPDGDCIWMIGDNPVNDIRGAREKINAVTLQKLHSGVEKGQGETAPDAYFDTFAELRKLILGLADT
- a CDS encoding class II aldolase/adducin family protein, which codes for MTPDRNEALASAIKSYCSEIGRDPLLVQGPGGNVSWKEGPTLWVKASGTWLAHANEMEIFIPVDLQTLQQRIEEQDYSANASVLADTKQRPSIETMLHALMPHRIAVHLHAIDVLVQLVLTDAQDRFTRQLADRSDWVFVGYNKPGAELAAAVHNALCANPGANIVFLKNHGIVLGGESIDDIRGLLTRTLDELQTFAPRTSEAVPAPVPEHELTKLGYAPSKDPCIHALSCDPSQTARLRESWALYPDHVVFLGAKPSIWPPARKLSLQDQPLGERSPYIFVPGIGTYEFEHATPAQKEQMRCYSDVISRLSPDHATDTLSTSDIANLLDWDAEKFRQGKN